From a single Granulicella aggregans genomic region:
- a CDS encoding c-type cytochrome, which translates to MFLAGCRQDMHNQPKFVPQRGTDFYADGRSARPQVENTVARTQLHQDAYFYTGLQNGKEGDALPFPATLQVLEKGQERYNVYCTPCHSRVGNGAGMIVDRGYHPAGNFHTARLVAAPLGHFFNVITNGYGAMPEYAAQVSVEDRWAIAAYIRALQLSQNAKQADVASGEHVQPLSDIEKAEGFNEGFAEDWSLPSTAHYGTPDKQEFVLPGNGAAPSSGAAPEMKAAPAAPKATAPAPAK; encoded by the coding sequence GTGTTCCTCGCTGGCTGCCGCCAGGACATGCACAACCAGCCCAAGTTCGTTCCACAGCGCGGCACCGACTTCTACGCCGATGGCCGCTCCGCGCGTCCGCAGGTGGAGAACACTGTCGCCCGCACGCAACTGCACCAGGACGCCTACTTCTATACCGGCTTGCAGAACGGCAAAGAGGGTGACGCGCTTCCCTTCCCGGCGACGCTGCAGGTGCTCGAAAAGGGGCAGGAGCGGTACAACGTGTACTGTACGCCTTGCCACTCACGCGTCGGTAACGGCGCTGGCATGATCGTCGACCGTGGCTATCATCCGGCCGGGAACTTCCATACGGCTCGGCTGGTTGCGGCTCCCCTTGGGCACTTCTTCAACGTGATCACGAATGGTTATGGCGCGATGCCGGAGTATGCGGCGCAGGTGAGCGTTGAGGATCGCTGGGCGATCGCTGCTTACATTCGCGCACTCCAGCTGAGCCAGAACGCGAAGCAGGCGGACGTCGCCAGCGGAGAGCATGTTCAGCCGCTGAGCGATATCGAAAAGGCTGAAGGGTTCAACGAGGGATTTGCCGAGGACTGGTCGCTTCCGAGCACGGCCCACTATGGAACTCCGGACAAGCAGGAGTTTGTACTGCCGGGTAATGGAGCAGCTCCTTCTAGCGGCGCGGCTCCTGAGATGAAGGCTGCACCTGCTGCACCAAAGGCCACTGCACCGGCTCCGGCCAAGTAG
- a CDS encoding DUF3341 domain-containing protein has product MPPREGIYGLIAEFNTPSELVQATEAAREAGYRRMECYTPYPVEEAAEALHFHKTRVPLVCLLGGLMGVTTCFLMETWINVYAYPLNIAGRPLFSWPAFIIPAYEWTILFAGLSTAFGMLALNGLPQLYHPVFNAPNFRNGATTDKFFLCLEASDPKFSLGETRAFLETFPAVSVVEVDH; this is encoded by the coding sequence ATGCCACCTCGTGAAGGAATCTACGGACTGATTGCCGAGTTCAATACGCCGAGCGAGTTGGTGCAGGCGACTGAAGCTGCACGTGAGGCTGGATATCGCCGGATGGAGTGCTACACGCCATACCCGGTCGAAGAAGCGGCAGAGGCGCTGCACTTTCATAAGACACGCGTCCCGCTGGTCTGCCTGCTGGGCGGGTTGATGGGCGTGACCACCTGCTTCCTGATGGAGACGTGGATCAACGTCTATGCGTATCCGCTGAACATCGCGGGAAGGCCGCTGTTCTCGTGGCCGGCGTTCATTATTCCCGCGTACGAGTGGACGATTCTGTTTGCCGGACTTTCAACGGCGTTCGGGATGCTGGCGCTGAACGGACTGCCGCAGCTCTACCATCCTGTCTTCAACGCCCCGAACTTCCGCAATGGAGCGACGACGGACAAGTTCTTCCTTTGCCTTGAAGCCTCCGACCCGAAGTTCTCGCTGGGCGAGACGCGGGCCTTTCTTGAAACATTCCCCGCGGTCTCCGTGGTGGAGGTGGACCATTAG
- the nrfD gene encoding NrfD/PsrC family molybdoenzyme membrane anchor subunit, whose translation MATKNPIVDPMIDPRTGEYAVIAPGHNFKSVTQKIAGIVLTSNTPLGWFFGLIVGAAVANGVVIGCTWLFLKGVGIWGVTIPGAWGFAIINFVWWIGIGHAGTLISAILLLFKQTWRNSINRFAEAMTIFAVVCAGTFPLIHVGRPWLAYWLFPYPNTMNVWPQFRSPLAWDVFAVSTYATISIVFWYVGMIPDFGTMRDRAVLPAAKFFYGTLSLGWRGSTRHWIRYESASLLLAGLSTPLVLSVHTVISFDFAVASLAGWHTTIFPPYFVAGAIYSGFAMVITLAIPIRKFYHLEDLVTLRHLDNMAKVMLGTGLIVAYGYGMEVFMAYYSASHWEYFMMWNRMFGPMGWGYWILILTNIAIPLTTLWSRKLRVNVTYLFLLSFVINTGMWFERFVIVVTSLYRDYLPSSWGTYRATRWDYMIYIGTMGLFTFLFFLFVRFLPMIPMSEIRMMLPQTKVSKGGGSAETTIEETV comes from the coding sequence ATGGCTACCAAGAATCCAATTGTCGATCCCATGATTGACCCGCGTACTGGTGAGTATGCGGTCATCGCTCCGGGTCACAACTTCAAGTCGGTGACGCAGAAGATCGCCGGAATCGTGCTGACGTCGAACACGCCGCTGGGCTGGTTCTTCGGCCTGATTGTGGGCGCGGCGGTGGCGAATGGTGTGGTGATCGGCTGCACATGGCTGTTCCTGAAGGGCGTCGGCATCTGGGGCGTGACCATTCCGGGCGCCTGGGGCTTCGCCATCATCAACTTCGTGTGGTGGATCGGTATCGGCCATGCGGGCACGCTGATCTCGGCGATTCTGTTGCTGTTCAAGCAGACGTGGCGAAACTCGATCAACCGGTTCGCGGAGGCGATGACGATCTTCGCCGTGGTCTGCGCGGGAACGTTCCCGCTGATCCACGTTGGACGTCCGTGGCTGGCGTACTGGCTCTTCCCTTACCCGAACACAATGAACGTCTGGCCGCAGTTCCGCAGCCCGCTGGCGTGGGACGTGTTCGCGGTATCGACGTACGCGACGATCTCGATTGTCTTCTGGTACGTCGGCATGATCCCGGACTTCGGCACGATGCGCGACCGGGCTGTGCTGCCGGCGGCGAAGTTCTTCTACGGGACTCTGTCGCTGGGCTGGAGAGGATCGACGCGGCACTGGATTCGGTATGAGTCCGCTTCCCTGCTGCTGGCCGGACTTTCAACGCCACTGGTACTCTCGGTACACACGGTCATCAGCTTCGACTTCGCGGTGGCGTCGCTGGCTGGATGGCATACGACGATCTTCCCGCCATACTTCGTTGCGGGCGCTATCTACTCGGGGTTCGCCATGGTCATCACGCTGGCGATTCCGATACGGAAGTTCTACCACCTGGAAGACCTGGTTACGCTGCGGCACCTCGATAACATGGCGAAGGTCATGCTCGGAACCGGCCTGATCGTGGCTTACGGCTACGGCATGGAAGTCTTCATGGCGTACTACTCGGCCAGCCACTGGGAGTACTTCATGATGTGGAACCGTATGTTCGGGCCGATGGGCTGGGGCTACTGGATACTGATCCTGACGAACATCGCGATTCCGCTGACGACGCTTTGGTCGCGCAAGCTGCGGGTCAACGTGACGTACCTCTTTCTGCTCTCGTTCGTGATCAATACGGGTATGTGGTTCGAGCGCTTCGTCATCGTTGTGACCAGCCTGTACCGCGACTACCTGCCGTCGAGCTGGGGAACGTACCGGGCGACGCGTTGGGACTACATGATCTACATCGGAACGATGGGCCTGTTTACGTTCCTGTTCTTCCTCTTTGTGCGCTTCCTGCCGATGATCCCGATGTCCGAGATCCGGATGATGCTGCCGCAGACGAAGGTCAGCAAGGGCGGCGGAAGTGCCGAGACCACAATTGAGGAGACCGTCTAA
- a CDS encoding TAT-variant-translocated molybdopterin oxidoreductase, translating to MEKTNTNEAPVVVTRIAPAKLTLAEVQAKLEGKTGRRFWKDLDSLAETESFQNLMAEEFPRQAGSTNEWVDPVSRRGFMKVMGASFALAGLAGCTKQPDEPIYPYVKQPEDLVLGTSMYFATAHPFPTGALPLLVKSDAFRPIKLEGNPEHPVVKGKSDAITQATLLGMYDPDRSQHVIYKGETSSFGKFQQDFATAVKATNGGQGVYFLSETITSPTLAVQWKQLQAKYPQAKLIQWDPVNSDSSRAASKAAFGEYVDAQYKLEEADVIVSLDADFLGGIAHPGFLPLAAAYAERHRYEAGKTMNRLYVVETMPTVTGMKAEHRLGLKPSDLVNFANALASGGSVANPDAQKFLTALLNDLKANSGKVVVIPGEQAPASVHAAAYALNAALGAIGKTVIYTETVNPIPSEQIADLKLLVNDMNAGKVSWLVMLGVNPLYSAPADLNFKDAFDKVPTTAHLGMYRDETGVLSTYHLNQAHFLEIWSDARAYDGTISIIQPMIAPMYDGKTAHDVFQSLLDNPQASAFDVVSANAKTYIKGDFAEGWRKALHDGWVEGTAFTAKGGSPKGGLTAAAAPASTSGYEISFKPDTSLYDGRYANIGWLQELSKQITSMSWDNAAMMSMATMADLKVEETDVIEIELNGRKVKAPVFMVPGHPDGAITVHLGFGRGPEAGRSAAKVGFNAYALRTADGALYAPGATAKKVDTGYDLCVTKVHNIEHRGAFAQRDLEKPLSDKTGTYSLAGHEAMERAIIRYATLEEVKKNPNFAHEQEEVGKSIPGALIGKVGYAPEGEPLGHADSFFPDAWNYKKTDPANLKIQNAWGMAIDLNSCVGCNACVVSCYAENNIAVVGREQVKVGRNMQWIRIDTYFEGDLHAPKAHFQPMACQHCENAGCEQVCPVGATVHTPEGINTMVYNRCVGTRYCSNNCPYKVRRFNFLLYSDYDQESLKFMRNPDVSVRSRGVMEKCSYCIQRIEEAKITADKENREIRDGDIVTACQQACPTSAITFGNINDPNSKVAKLKAEERDYPVLADLNFRPRTTYTAGVINPNPELA from the coding sequence ATGGAAAAGACCAACACGAATGAAGCTCCGGTAGTGGTAACGCGCATCGCGCCGGCCAAGCTGACGCTGGCCGAGGTTCAGGCCAAGCTCGAGGGCAAGACCGGGCGCCGGTTCTGGAAGGACCTTGACTCGCTGGCCGAGACGGAGTCATTTCAGAACTTGATGGCGGAGGAGTTTCCGCGGCAGGCTGGCTCGACCAATGAGTGGGTCGATCCCGTGTCGCGTCGCGGCTTCATGAAGGTGATGGGTGCCTCGTTCGCTCTGGCAGGATTGGCCGGATGCACCAAGCAGCCCGACGAGCCGATCTATCCGTATGTGAAGCAGCCTGAGGACCTAGTGCTGGGAACGTCGATGTACTTCGCGACGGCGCATCCCTTCCCTACCGGCGCTCTGCCGTTGCTGGTTAAGTCCGATGCGTTCCGCCCGATCAAGCTTGAGGGAAACCCTGAGCATCCCGTGGTCAAGGGCAAGTCCGATGCGATCACGCAGGCGACGTTGCTGGGCATGTATGACCCGGACCGCTCGCAGCATGTGATCTACAAGGGCGAGACTTCGAGCTTTGGGAAGTTTCAGCAGGACTTTGCGACTGCGGTAAAGGCGACGAACGGCGGGCAGGGAGTTTACTTCCTCTCGGAGACGATCACCTCGCCGACGCTGGCTGTGCAGTGGAAGCAGTTGCAGGCGAAGTATCCGCAGGCCAAGCTGATCCAGTGGGACCCGGTGAACTCGGATAGTTCGCGCGCTGCTTCGAAGGCGGCGTTTGGCGAGTACGTGGACGCGCAGTACAAGCTGGAAGAGGCGGACGTGATCGTCTCGCTCGATGCCGATTTCCTCGGCGGGATCGCGCATCCGGGCTTCCTGCCGCTGGCTGCTGCTTATGCGGAGCGGCATCGGTACGAGGCAGGCAAGACGATGAACCGGCTGTACGTCGTCGAGACCATGCCGACGGTTACCGGTATGAAGGCCGAGCACCGGCTGGGGTTGAAGCCTAGCGACCTGGTGAACTTCGCGAACGCGCTGGCAAGTGGCGGAAGTGTGGCGAATCCCGATGCGCAGAAGTTTTTGACCGCGCTGCTGAATGATTTGAAGGCGAATTCGGGCAAGGTTGTGGTGATTCCGGGTGAGCAGGCTCCGGCTTCGGTTCATGCTGCTGCTTATGCTTTGAATGCTGCGCTGGGCGCGATTGGCAAGACCGTGATCTACACCGAGACGGTCAACCCGATTCCGTCCGAGCAGATCGCAGACCTCAAGTTGCTGGTCAACGATATGAACGCGGGTAAGGTCTCCTGGCTGGTCATGCTGGGCGTGAATCCGCTCTACTCCGCCCCGGCTGACCTGAACTTCAAGGACGCGTTCGACAAGGTCCCGACAACGGCGCATCTTGGGATGTACCGCGACGAGACCGGCGTTCTGTCGACGTATCACCTCAATCAGGCGCACTTCCTGGAGATCTGGTCGGATGCGCGGGCGTATGACGGCACGATCTCGATCATTCAGCCGATGATCGCTCCGATGTACGACGGCAAGACGGCGCATGATGTCTTCCAGTCGCTGCTGGACAATCCGCAGGCTTCGGCATTCGATGTGGTTTCGGCGAATGCGAAGACCTACATCAAGGGCGACTTCGCCGAAGGTTGGCGCAAGGCGCTGCATGATGGATGGGTAGAGGGCACGGCGTTTACGGCCAAGGGCGGATCGCCGAAGGGTGGGTTGACGGCTGCTGCCGCTCCTGCCTCGACCAGCGGCTACGAGATCTCGTTCAAGCCGGACACTTCGCTCTATGACGGTCGCTACGCGAACATCGGGTGGCTGCAGGAGCTCTCGAAGCAGATCACCAGCATGAGCTGGGACAACGCCGCGATGATGAGCATGGCGACGATGGCCGATCTGAAGGTCGAAGAGACCGACGTGATCGAGATCGAGCTGAATGGCCGCAAGGTCAAGGCGCCGGTGTTCATGGTTCCCGGACATCCGGATGGCGCGATCACGGTCCATCTTGGATTTGGCCGCGGGCCGGAGGCCGGACGCTCCGCCGCGAAGGTCGGCTTCAACGCCTATGCGCTGCGGACGGCCGATGGAGCGCTCTACGCTCCGGGTGCGACGGCGAAGAAGGTCGACACTGGCTACGACCTTTGCGTGACCAAGGTGCACAACATCGAGCACCGCGGAGCGTTTGCGCAGCGCGACCTCGAGAAGCCGCTTTCGGACAAGACGGGCACGTACTCGCTGGCTGGACATGAGGCGATGGAGCGGGCGATCATCCGCTACGCGACGCTTGAAGAGGTCAAGAAGAATCCGAACTTCGCGCATGAGCAGGAAGAGGTTGGCAAGTCGATTCCGGGCGCGCTGATCGGCAAGGTTGGGTATGCGCCCGAGGGCGAGCCTCTCGGCCACGCCGACAGCTTCTTCCCGGATGCGTGGAACTACAAGAAGACTGATCCCGCGAACCTGAAGATCCAGAACGCGTGGGGCATGGCGATCGACCTTAACAGCTGCGTGGGCTGCAACGCATGCGTGGTGAGCTGCTATGCGGAGAACAACATCGCTGTGGTGGGCCGCGAGCAGGTGAAGGTTGGCCGCAACATGCAGTGGATCCGCATCGACACGTACTTCGAGGGCGATCTTCATGCTCCGAAGGCGCACTTCCAGCCGATGGCCTGCCAGCACTGCGAGAACGCGGGCTGCGAACAGGTCTGCCCGGTGGGCGCGACGGTGCATACGCCCGAAGGCATCAACACGATGGTCTATAACCGTTGCGTTGGAACGCGTTACTGCTCGAACAACTGCCCATACAAGGTTCGCCGGTTCAACTTCCTGCTGTACTCGGACTACGACCAGGAGAGCTTGAAGTTCATGCGCAATCCGGACGTCTCGGTCCGTTCGCGCGGCGTGATGGAGAAGTGCAGCTACTGCATCCAGCGCATCGAAGAGGCGAAGATCACGGCCGATAAGGAAAACCGCGAGATTCGCGATGGCGACATCGTGACGGCGTGCCAGCAGGCGTGCCCGACCTCCGCGATCACCTTCGGCAACATCAACGACCCGAACAGCAAGGTCGCCAAACTGAAGGCCGAGGAGCGCGATTACCCCGTGCTCGCCGACCTGAACTTCCGTCCGCGTACGACTTACACGGCGGGCGTCATCAACCCGAACCCGGAGCTGGCATAA
- a CDS encoding cytochrome c3 family protein, translated as MAQVFDRSSNALARFSLVLTGVIVIALGVTLDNLQRSPWVTRQGQRPDQPVPFSHKHHVVGLGLQCQYCHTSVEKSSYAGIPPTKTCINCHSQIWTNAQLLEPVRQSWATGASIQWIKVHDLPDYVYFNHSIHVNKGIGCASCHGRVDEMPLMYQQNTLQMEWCLNCHRNPGVNLRPTSEIYNMAWAGPSTDKPVWCADKGVSGPTAQNIACTTKDPSSSNPEVAFLQMGAGKSDSGTPLQPHPLTGEGQTVSDAPPAMLMPASFHKFTSQEDLGKYLTGQYHIRTPEQLSSCETCHR; from the coding sequence ATGGCGCAAGTTTTTGATCGTAGTTCGAACGCTCTGGCGCGGTTCAGCCTGGTCCTGACCGGGGTCATCGTGATTGCGCTCGGCGTCACGCTGGATAACCTGCAGCGCTCCCCCTGGGTGACGCGCCAGGGCCAGCGTCCTGACCAGCCGGTACCGTTCAGCCATAAGCACCACGTTGTGGGCCTGGGGCTGCAGTGCCAGTACTGTCACACGTCGGTAGAGAAGTCGAGCTACGCGGGTATCCCTCCGACGAAGACCTGTATCAATTGCCACTCGCAGATCTGGACCAACGCGCAACTGCTTGAACCGGTTCGGCAGAGCTGGGCGACGGGAGCATCGATCCAGTGGATCAAGGTCCACGACCTTCCCGACTACGTTTATTTCAATCACTCGATCCACGTGAATAAAGGCATTGGCTGCGCAAGCTGTCATGGCCGGGTGGACGAGATGCCGTTGATGTATCAGCAGAACACGTTGCAGATGGAGTGGTGTTTGAACTGCCACCGCAATCCTGGCGTGAACCTGCGGCCGACGAGCGAGATCTACAATATGGCGTGGGCTGGACCTTCGACCGACAAGCCGGTGTGGTGCGCTGACAAGGGCGTAAGCGGACCGACGGCGCAGAACATCGCCTGCACGACCAAGGATCCTTCGAGCAGCAATCCTGAGGTCGCATTCCTGCAGATGGGAGCTGGTAAGAGCGATTCTGGAACTCCGCTACAGCCGCATCCGCTTACGGGCGAAGGCCAAACGGTCAGCGACGCTCCTCCGGCGATGCTCATGCCGGCGAGCTTCCACAAGTTCACCAGCCAGGAAGATCTGGGCAAGTATCTGACAGGCCAGTACCACATACGAACGCCGGAACAGCTTTCAAGCTGCGAGACGTGCCACAGATAG
- a CDS encoding DNA-3-methyladenine glycosylase family protein, with amino-acid sequence MPYERKSPRPPRYDHAQAIADLSAADPKLGKLIARVGPFTMKLASAQSPFEALLESIVYQQLHGKAAATIHRRLIEGFYPLVGEGIHPSPQHLLDCPNEQLRAAGLSHNKALAVRDLAAKTLDGTVPTLAHIRRMSDEAIIEHLTQVRGIGKWTVEMMLIFRLGRPNVLPVDDYGVRKGFALTFGKLKPTDKVTPGDLPKPDEMRKRAKRWQPWCSVATWYLYRACDLATEEAKLAK; translated from the coding sequence ATGCCGTACGAGCGCAAGAGCCCCCGCCCACCCCGTTACGACCACGCCCAGGCCATCGCCGACCTCTCCGCCGCCGACCCCAAACTCGGCAAGCTCATCGCCCGCGTTGGCCCCTTCACCATGAAGCTCGCCAGCGCCCAGTCGCCCTTCGAGGCCCTGCTCGAGTCCATCGTCTACCAGCAGCTCCACGGCAAGGCCGCCGCCACCATCCACCGCCGCCTCATCGAAGGCTTCTACCCGCTCGTCGGCGAAGGCATCCATCCCAGCCCGCAACATCTCCTCGACTGCCCCAACGAGCAGCTTCGCGCCGCTGGCCTCTCCCACAACAAAGCCCTCGCCGTCCGCGACCTCGCCGCCAAGACCCTCGACGGCACCGTCCCCACCCTCGCCCACATCCGCCGCATGTCGGACGAAGCCATCATCGAGCACCTCACCCAGGTTCGCGGCATCGGCAAGTGGACCGTGGAGATGATGCTCATCTTCCGCCTAGGCCGCCCCAACGTCCTCCCCGTCGACGACTACGGCGTCCGCAAAGGCTTCGCCCTCACCTTCGGCAAGCTCAAACCAACAGACAAAGTCACGCCAGGCGATCTCCCCAAACCAGACGAAATGCGCAAGCGCGCCAAACGCTGGCAACCCTGGTGCTCTGTCGCAACCTGGTACCTCTACCGCGCCTGCGACCTCGCCACTGAAGAAGCTAAGTTAGCCAAGTAG
- a CDS encoding type II toxin-antitoxin system Phd/YefM family antitoxin: MKTVNIGELKNQLSGYLQYVKNGEEVVIRDRSVPVARILPFRHGAGWDEEAQLVASGALKMPEEEIDWSQFFLAPAGNVSQEIAVEVAIDSRGDR; this comes from the coding sequence ATGAAAACGGTGAACATAGGCGAGCTCAAGAACCAGCTAAGCGGCTATCTCCAATACGTGAAAAATGGGGAAGAGGTCGTCATAAGGGATCGCAGCGTTCCAGTGGCGCGAATTCTGCCCTTCCGTCACGGCGCAGGATGGGACGAGGAAGCTCAACTGGTCGCTTCAGGAGCCTTGAAGATGCCGGAAGAGGAGATTGACTGGAGTCAGTTTTTTCTCGCTCCCGCAGGCAACGTCTCGCAAGAGATTGCGGTGGAAGTAGCGATCGATAGCCGGGGAGACCGGTGA
- a CDS encoding type II toxin-antitoxin system VapC family toxin — translation MTPAFWDTSALVPLCVQQQPSPAVQKLLEQHEIAVWWATPVEIRSASERLLRMGQLTIPDHVAAVARLEKLRRGWRELQPTESLRAEAELFLSKYPLKAADALQLAAAWIWSSGNAQNYVFISGDTQLLEAARHVGFQTVTP, via the coding sequence GTGACCCCTGCTTTCTGGGATACAAGCGCGCTGGTGCCTTTGTGCGTCCAACAGCAGCCGAGTCCCGCAGTGCAGAAGCTCCTCGAACAACATGAGATTGCGGTCTGGTGGGCCACGCCGGTCGAGATTCGCAGCGCCTCCGAGCGCCTTCTCAGGATGGGCCAGCTAACGATCCCTGATCACGTAGCGGCGGTAGCGCGACTGGAGAAGCTTCGACGTGGATGGCGCGAGTTGCAGCCAACGGAATCGCTTCGAGCTGAAGCAGAACTCTTCCTGAGCAAGTATCCCCTCAAAGCCGCCGACGCGCTTCAACTCGCCGCCGCGTGGATCTGGTCTTCCGGTAATGCCCAGAATTACGTCTTTATCTCAGGAGACACTCAGCTCCTGGAAGCCGCGCGTCATGTTGGCTTCCAGACTGTTACTCCATAA